A region from the Cannabis sativa cultivar Pink pepper isolate KNU-18-1 chromosome 9, ASM2916894v1, whole genome shotgun sequence genome encodes:
- the LOC115723676 gene encoding NAC domain-containing protein 101-like has protein sequence MASSSGGVPPGFRFHPTDEELLHYYLKKKVSFQKIDMEVIREVDLNKMEPWDLQERCRIGSTPQNEWYFFSHKDRKYPTGSRTNRATNAGFWKATGRDKCIRNAFKKIGMRKTLVFYRGRAPHGQKSDWIMHEYRLEEQDNQPDHHEDGWVVCRVFKKKNLFKLSSSSSTATNNNHNHNNINNNSHHLNINNELGTSPTTTTTANMMMMINSSSSNNLSSSDHHHHQHNLMNHNNSMTNNNAFNIRSDHNNQQYYQMLRQPQHQESTTELPHLNLMMQHQQQQNVALHHNNTTYPTAHYNSSSLLHNLIPPHKSTPLLPASSYDHYAPAGPARDCESGSDTALPLRYPSNTNCDPQQTSGLEVGAGRSDTDQDPDHAWTMLDRIVTTTNNNTSSHEHEDDHHHQHESTKGVRTTTLFENVNSVDAPSVSLSVSPHINPLSLRGTSGEMDFWGGYAK, from the exons ATGGCTTCTTCGAGCGGTGGTGTGCCTCCAGGATTTCGATTCCACCCTACTGACGAGGAGCTTCTTCACTattacttgaagaagaaggtcTCCTTTCAGAAGATTGACATGGAGGTCATTCGAGAGGTCGATTTGAACAAGATGGAACCTTGGGATTTACAAG AGAGATGCAGAATAGGATCGACACCGCAGAACGAATGGTACTTCTTCAGCCACAAGGACAGGAAGTATCCAACTGGGTCTCGGACGAACAGGGCGACCAACGCTGGGTTTTGGAAGGCCACAGGAAGAGACAAGTGCATTCGCAACGCCTTCAAGAAGATTGGTATGCGTAAAACCTTGGTTTTCTACCGAGGAAGAGCTCCTCACGGCCAGAAGAGCGACTGGATAATGCACGAGTATCGGCTAGAAGAGCAAGACAACCAGCCTGATCACCATGAGGATGGTTGGGTGGTGTGCAGGGTGTTCAAAAAGAAAAACCTATTCAAACTCTCATCATCATCTTCTACTGCtactaataataatcataatcataataatattaacaacaATTCTCATCATCTTAATATTAACAATGAATTAGGCACCTCGcccactactactactactgccaatatgatgatgatgatcaacTCATCCTCATCCAATAATTTATCATCAtcagatcatcatcatcatcaacacaACCTGATGAACCACAATAACAGCATGACCAATAATAACGCATTCAATATCCGATCAGATCACAACAACCAGCAGTACTACCAAATGCTTCGCCAACCTCAACATCAGGAAAGTACCACTGAACTCCCACATCTTAATTTGATGATGCAACATCAGCAACAGCAGAACGTGGCTCTTCATCACAACAACACTACTTACCCGACAGCTCACTACAATAGCTCATCTCTACTCCATAACCTCATTCCACCTCACAAGTCTACTCCTCTTTTGCCTGCATCATCCTACGATCACTACGCCCCCGCTGGCCCTGCTCGGGACTGCGAGAGTGGCAGCGATACTGCTCTGCCCTTGCGCTACCCATCCAATACTAACTGTGACCCTCAGCAGACATCTGGGCTTGAGGTAGGTGCTGGAAGGTCGGACACTGATCAAGACCCAGACCATGCATGGACAATGCTTGACCGGATTGTCACTACTACTAATAATAACACAAGTAGTCATGAACATGAagatgatcatcatcatcaacatgAGTCAACTAAAGGGGTAAGGACGACCACGTTATTTGAAAATGTCAACAGCGTCGACGCACCCTCTGTCTCTCTTTCTGTGTCTCCTCACATTAATCCCTTATCTTTACGTGGGACGTCTGGGGAGATGGATTTCTGGGGTGGCTATGCCAAATAG
- the LOC115722086 gene encoding GPI-anchored protein LLG3 translates to MPSNYHFLFLLSCSFLFGLASSTTFISDNVFESHGSTSRSLLQAKKTCNINFESQNYTIITSKCKGPQYPPQSCCLAFKEFACPFADAINDENSDCAATMFSYINLYGKYPPGLFALQCREGKEGLDCTDILEAAKQKTSAAHITYTTPSTLLLLLLTAFSLLLFNLF, encoded by the exons ATGCCTTCCAAttatcattttctttttcttctttcctgCTCTTTTTTGTTTGGCTTGGCCTCTTCTACCACCTTCATTtctg ATAATGTTTTTGAGTCCCATGGCTCCACATCTCGTTCCCTTCTTCAAGCCAAAAAGA CTTGCAACATAAACTTTGAGTCACAAAACTATACAATCATCACAAGCAAATGTAAAGGGCCCCAATACCCACCTCAGTCATGTTGCTTGGCCTTCAAGGAATTCGCTTGCCCTTTCGCAGATGCCATTAACGACGAGAACAGCGATTGTGCTGCCACCATGTTCAGCTACATTAATCTCTATGGAAAGTACCCACCTGGCCTCTTTGCCTTGCAATGTAGAGAAGGCAAAGAAGGTCTTGACTGCACTGACATACTTGAAGCAGCCAAACAAAAGACTAGTGCAGCTCATATAACATACACTACTCCATCCACATTGCTTCTCCTGCTTTTAACTGCATTTTCTCTGTTATTATTCAATTTGTTCTGA